A DNA window from Ranitomeya imitator isolate aRanImi1 chromosome 2, aRanImi1.pri, whole genome shotgun sequence contains the following coding sequences:
- the LOC138666031 gene encoding C-type lectin domain family 2 member B-like, whose product MADVREIDAENRLPLKAATECPKPEGLALKFYGSKKKTMVLLTALIPVLFIAVVPICVLVAIVTRGNRGKCQTPKTIPVSSDPCEDDWIWHKRKCYYFSKNISDWEKSQSFCAARNASLAIIDWEHELDFIFRFKGSSDHWIGLKRENETEPWVWTNGSYFNDQFSIVGYSSCVLANSGRISSASCSSDKHWICNKPDAQTMNPHL is encoded by the exons ATTGATGCAGAAAACAGATTACCATTGAAAGCAGCCACAGAATGTCCTAAACCAGAGGGTTTGGCCTTAAAGTTTTATG gaagcAAAAAGAAGACGATGGTTCTACTCACAGCCCTGATACCTGTATTATTCATTGCAGTCGTCCCCATCTGTGTGTTGGTCGCTATAGTTACTAGAGGTAATAGAG GTAAATGTCAGACCCCCAAAACAATACCCGTCTCCAGTGACCCCTGTGAAGACGACTGGatctggcacaagagaaaatgttATTATTTCTCTAAAAATATTAGTGATTGGGAGAAGAGCCAGAGCTTCTGTGCCGCCAGGAACGCGTCTCTCGCCATTATAGACTGGGAACATGAGCTG GACTTCATTTTCCGATTTAAAGGCTCCTCTGATCACTGGATCGGTCTAAAAAGAGAAAACGAAACTGAGCCGTGGGTCTGGACGAACGGCTCCTACTTTAATGACCA GTTCTCAATCGTTGGCTATTCGAGCTGTGTGCTGGCGAACAGCGGTCGCATCTCCAGCGCTTCGTGCTCCTCGGACAAACACTGGATCTGTAACAAACCGGACGCTCAGACCATGAATCCTCATCTTTAA